In Streptomyces canus, one DNA window encodes the following:
- a CDS encoding acetamidase/formamidase family protein, which translates to MSDPRILTVRPEPDEYAWTFGGAPPVAHIAPGTVLDLYTEDCFAGRVRSEKDLVSEVCEFPFLNPQTGPFHIEGAEPGDTVAVHFVSIEPARDWAASTTVPLFGALTSTHTTATLQPPLPETVWIWQLDRTRRTALFRARDSDIEIELPMDPMHGTVGVAPANLEVRSALVPDAHGGNMDTPEMRAGVTCYLGVNVEGALLSLGDGHARQGEGETCGVAVECAMNTVVIVELLKGLATPWPRIESDTHIISTGSARPLEDAFRISQLDLVQWLVRDYGFSELDAYQFATQAVESPLANVCDTNYTCVAKIRKEWLPARETHRGVHDRLRETAVALLG; encoded by the coding sequence ATGAGCGACCCCCGGATCCTGACCGTACGGCCCGAACCCGACGAGTACGCCTGGACGTTCGGCGGCGCACCGCCCGTGGCCCACATCGCGCCCGGCACGGTCCTCGACCTCTACACGGAGGACTGCTTCGCGGGGCGGGTGCGGTCCGAGAAGGACCTGGTGTCAGAGGTGTGCGAGTTCCCCTTCCTGAATCCGCAGACCGGCCCCTTCCACATCGAGGGAGCGGAGCCGGGTGACACGGTCGCCGTGCACTTCGTGTCGATCGAACCGGCCCGGGACTGGGCCGCGTCCACCACGGTCCCCCTGTTCGGCGCGCTCACCTCGACGCACACGACCGCCACGCTGCAGCCCCCGCTTCCCGAGACCGTGTGGATCTGGCAGCTGGACCGGACCCGGCGCACGGCACTGTTCCGGGCGCGCGACAGTGACATAGAGATCGAGCTGCCCATGGACCCGATGCACGGCACCGTGGGGGTGGCACCGGCCAATCTGGAGGTGCGTTCGGCACTGGTGCCCGACGCGCACGGCGGGAACATGGACACACCGGAGATGCGAGCGGGTGTCACCTGTTACCTCGGGGTCAATGTGGAGGGCGCCCTGCTCAGCCTCGGCGACGGTCATGCCCGCCAGGGCGAGGGAGAGACCTGCGGGGTCGCCGTCGAGTGCGCGATGAACACCGTGGTGATCGTCGAGCTGCTCAAGGGGCTCGCCACGCCCTGGCCACGCATCGAGTCGGACACCCACATCATCTCGACCGGTTCGGCACGCCCGCTGGAGGACGCGTTCCGGATATCCCAGCTCGACCTCGTGCAGTGGCTGGTGCGCGACTACGGGTTCAGCGAACTGGACGCGTACCAGTTCGCCACCCAAGCGGTGGAGTCGCCGTTGGCCAACGTGTGCGACACCAACTACACCTGCGTGGCGAAGATCCGCAAGGAATGGCTGCCGGCGCGCGAGACTCACCGCGGA
- a CDS encoding ROK family transcriptional regulator, translated as MTAPLHDAHPAGPGRGLPDTQQGMRRRNLARVMHTVSAEGPLSRAAVASRIGLTRAAVSTLVDELIRSGLLEELGPERPGRVGRPGSALAVSGRGPAGIGAEVGVDHLAVCAVDLRGQVRSRVVRYAANRGRSPEPVIAELTSLVHQVVAEAEAEGLWPAGLAVAVPGLVARDARTVVRAPNLDWHDTDLGTLLPEDFPLTVGNEANFGALAELWLGDATPHDFLHVSAEIGIGAALVVDGQLLRGTRGFAGELGHVPVRPDGPRCPCGGRGCLEQYAGEEAVLRAAGLEPGEDRVGLLADRAAEGDEDVRGALREAGEALGIALTGAVNLLDPEAVVLGGALAGLAPWLLPSLRDELSRRTAGPACPVSVSHLGSQGPLLGAAHSVVRAVLDDPAVVGERA; from the coding sequence ATGACGGCACCGCTGCACGACGCCCACCCGGCGGGTCCGGGGCGTGGCCTGCCCGACACCCAGCAGGGCATGCGCCGCCGCAACCTGGCCAGAGTCATGCACACCGTGAGTGCCGAGGGACCGCTGTCGCGTGCCGCGGTCGCCTCGCGCATCGGGCTGACCCGGGCCGCGGTGTCGACCCTCGTCGACGAGCTCATACGCTCGGGGCTGCTCGAGGAGCTGGGCCCCGAGCGTCCCGGCCGGGTCGGCAGGCCGGGCTCCGCGCTCGCCGTCAGCGGGCGGGGGCCGGCCGGGATAGGCGCCGAGGTCGGTGTGGACCACCTCGCGGTCTGCGCGGTCGATCTGCGCGGGCAGGTGCGCTCGCGGGTGGTGCGGTACGCCGCGAACCGGGGCCGCTCCCCCGAGCCGGTGATCGCGGAACTCACCTCCCTGGTACACCAGGTGGTGGCCGAGGCGGAGGCCGAGGGCCTGTGGCCCGCGGGCCTCGCGGTGGCGGTGCCCGGTCTGGTGGCGCGGGACGCCCGGACCGTCGTCCGGGCCCCGAACCTCGACTGGCACGACACGGACCTGGGCACCCTGCTGCCCGAGGACTTCCCGCTGACCGTGGGCAACGAGGCCAACTTCGGCGCGCTGGCCGAACTCTGGCTCGGCGACGCCACCCCCCACGACTTCCTGCACGTCTCGGCGGAGATCGGCATCGGCGCGGCGCTCGTCGTCGACGGGCAACTACTGCGCGGCACCCGCGGTTTCGCGGGCGAGCTGGGCCATGTGCCGGTCCGCCCAGACGGCCCCCGGTGCCCGTGCGGCGGGCGCGGCTGCCTGGAGCAGTACGCCGGCGAGGAGGCGGTGTTGCGGGCGGCCGGCCTGGAGCCGGGCGAGGACCGCGTCGGACTGCTCGCGGACCGCGCCGCGGAGGGCGACGAGGACGTACGGGGTGCCCTGCGCGAGGCCGGCGAGGCGCTCGGCATCGCGCTGACCGGGGCGGTCAATCTGCTCGACCCCGAAGCCGTGGTGCTGGGCGGTGCGCTGGCCGGGCTCGCGCCCTGGCTGCTGCCCTCCCTGCGGGACGAGCTGTCCCGGCGCACGGCGGGTCCGGCCTGCCCGGTGTCCGTGTCCCACCTGGGTTCTCAGGGTCCGCTCCTGGGGGCCGCCCACTCGGTGGTGCGGGCCGTGCTGGACGACCCGGCGGTTGTGGGCGAACGGGCCTGA
- the xylB gene encoding xylulokinase codes for MSAAEGPLVVGVDTSTQSTKALVVDAATGRVVARGQAPHTVSSGAGRESDPRQWWDALSEALRQCGDAAREAAAVSIGGQQHGLVTLDARGEPVRPALLWNDVRSAPQARRLIEELGGPKAWAERTGSVPGASFTVTKWAWLAEHEPEALRATKAVRLPHDYLTERLTGEGTTDRGDASGTGWWASATESYDDEILARVGLDPALLPRVVRPGEVAGTVRDGHDLPFSKGTLVAPGTGDNAAAALGLGLRPGTPVMSLGTSGTVYAVSKHRPTDPTGTVAGFADAHGDWLPLACTLNCTLAVDRIAALLGLDREAVEPVSGVTLLPYLDGERTPNLPNASGVLHGLRHDTTGGQLLQAAYDGAVQALLGALDLVLDQDADRSTPLLLIGGGAQGAAWQQTVRRLSGRPVQVPEAQELVALGAAAQAAGLLTGEDPGAVARRWNTAAGPVLEAVERDDETLARIAGVLSDAAPLLERGTSEG; via the coding sequence ATGTCAGCAGCCGAGGGTCCGCTCGTCGTCGGCGTGGACACGTCCACCCAGTCCACCAAGGCGCTGGTGGTCGACGCGGCCACCGGCCGGGTCGTCGCGCGAGGCCAGGCGCCGCACACCGTGTCCTCCGGAGCCGGCCGTGAGAGCGACCCCCGCCAGTGGTGGGACGCGCTGTCCGAGGCACTGCGCCAGTGCGGGGACGCGGCCCGCGAAGCCGCCGCGGTGTCGATCGGCGGACAGCAGCACGGCCTTGTCACGCTCGACGCGCGGGGCGAGCCGGTGCGGCCGGCCCTCCTGTGGAACGACGTGCGCTCAGCGCCCCAGGCTCGGCGTCTGATCGAGGAACTGGGCGGCCCGAAGGCCTGGGCCGAGCGGACCGGCAGCGTGCCGGGCGCCTCCTTCACGGTCACGAAGTGGGCCTGGCTCGCCGAGCACGAGCCGGAGGCCCTGCGCGCCACGAAAGCCGTGCGTCTTCCGCACGACTACCTCACCGAGCGCCTCACCGGCGAGGGCACGACGGACCGGGGCGACGCCTCCGGCACCGGCTGGTGGGCGTCGGCGACGGAGTCGTACGACGACGAGATCCTCGCGCGCGTGGGACTCGACCCCGCTCTGCTCCCCCGCGTGGTCCGGCCCGGCGAGGTGGCCGGCACCGTGCGCGACGGCCATGACCTGCCGTTCTCCAAGGGCACCCTGGTCGCCCCCGGCACCGGCGACAACGCGGCGGCCGCGCTCGGCCTCGGGCTGCGCCCCGGCACGCCGGTGATGAGCCTGGGCACCTCGGGCACGGTGTACGCCGTCTCGAAGCACCGCCCCACCGACCCGACCGGCACCGTGGCGGGCTTCGCCGACGCCCACGGAGACTGGCTCCCGCTGGCCTGCACCCTGAACTGCACGCTCGCCGTGGACCGCATCGCGGCGCTGCTGGGCCTGGACCGCGAGGCCGTCGAGCCGGTCTCGGGGGTCACCCTGCTGCCCTACCTGGACGGCGAGCGGACCCCGAACCTGCCGAACGCCTCCGGGGTACTGCACGGCCTTCGCCACGACACCACCGGCGGCCAGCTCCTCCAGGCGGCCTACGACGGCGCCGTACAGGCACTGCTCGGAGCGCTGGACCTGGTGCTCGACCAGGACGCGGATCGTTCGACGCCCCTGCTGCTCATCGGCGGCGGCGCGCAGGGCGCCGCCTGGCAGCAGACCGTACGGCGGCTCTCGGGGCGTCCCGTCCAGGTGCCCGAGGCCCAGGAGCTGGTCGCGCTCGGCGCCGCCGCGCAGGCCGCAGGACTGCTCACCGGCGAGGACCCGGGCGCGGTCGCCCGGCGCTGGAACACCGCCGCCGGGCCGGTACTGGAGGCCGTGGAGCGGGACGACGAGACGCTGGCCAGGATCGCCGGGGTACTCTCCGACGCGGCGCCGCTGCTGGAGCGGGGGACCTCTGAGGGGTGA
- the xylA gene encoding xylose isomerase produces the protein MNYQPTPEDRFTFGLWTVGWQGRDPFGDATRRALDPVETVQRLADLGAHGVTFHDDDLIPFGASDSAREGHIKRFREALDATGMKVPMATTNLFTHPVFKDGAFTANDRDVRRYALRKTIRNIDLAVELGAETYVAWGGREGAESGGAKDVRVALDRMKEAFDLLGEYVTEQGYALKFAIEPKPNEPRGDILLPTVGHALAFIERLERPELYGVNPEVGHEQMAGLNFPHGIAQALWAGKLFHIDLNGQSGIKYDQDLRFGAGDLRAAFWLVDLLESAGYAGPKHFDFKPPRTEDLDGVWASAAGCMRNYLILKERAAAFRADPQVQEALRASRLDELAQQTAADGLKSLLADRSAFEDFDVEAAAARGMAFEQLDQLAMDHLLGARG, from the coding sequence ATGAACTACCAGCCCACCCCCGAGGACAGGTTCACCTTCGGCCTGTGGACCGTCGGCTGGCAGGGAAGGGACCCGTTCGGCGACGCCACCCGCCGTGCCCTCGACCCGGTCGAGACGGTGCAGCGTCTGGCCGACCTCGGCGCGCACGGCGTGACCTTCCACGACGACGACCTGATCCCCTTCGGAGCGTCCGACAGCGCGCGCGAGGGTCACATCAAGCGCTTCCGTGAGGCCCTGGACGCGACCGGCATGAAGGTGCCGATGGCGACCACCAACCTCTTCACGCACCCCGTCTTCAAGGACGGCGCGTTCACCGCGAACGACCGCGATGTGCGCCGTTACGCGCTGCGCAAGACGATCCGCAACATCGACCTGGCGGTCGAGCTCGGCGCGGAGACCTACGTCGCCTGGGGTGGCCGCGAGGGCGCCGAGTCCGGTGGCGCCAAGGACGTGCGGGTCGCCCTCGACCGCATGAAGGAGGCCTTCGACCTCCTGGGCGAGTACGTCACCGAGCAGGGCTACGCCCTGAAGTTCGCGATCGAGCCCAAGCCGAACGAGCCGCGCGGCGACATCCTGCTGCCCACCGTCGGCCACGCCCTGGCGTTCATCGAGCGACTGGAGCGCCCCGAGCTGTACGGCGTGAACCCCGAGGTCGGCCACGAGCAGATGGCCGGGCTGAACTTCCCGCACGGCATCGCGCAGGCCCTGTGGGCGGGCAAGCTCTTCCACATCGACCTCAACGGCCAGTCCGGCATCAAGTACGACCAGGACCTCCGCTTCGGCGCGGGCGACCTGCGGGCCGCCTTCTGGCTCGTCGACCTCCTGGAGAGCGCCGGCTACGCCGGTCCCAAGCACTTCGACTTCAAGCCGCCGCGCACCGAGGACCTCGACGGTGTGTGGGCGTCGGCCGCGGGCTGCATGCGCAACTACCTCATCCTCAAGGAGCGTGCGGCCGCCTTCCGCGCCGACCCGCAGGTCCAGGAGGCGCTGCGTGCCTCGCGTCTGGACGAGCTGGCGCAGCAGACGGCGGCGGACGGCCTGAAGTCGCTGCTCGCGGATCGCAGTGCCTTCGAGGACTTCGACGTGGAGGCGGCCGCCGCGCGCGGCATGGCCTTCGAGCAGCTCGACCAGCTCGCCATGGACCACCTGCTGGGTGCGCGCGGCTGA
- a CDS encoding esterase-like activity of phytase family protein, whose product MSPHAGGRRPARGTAAAGVPLALIAALIAAGPAMGAPSGEARVVRSATLGDIPLGTFSNTLLPGTVADDRGVDLGGIGSDIYPTGRKGEFWTVTDRGPNGQIKVAGTKRRTFPVPGFDPAIVKIRVCGEAVKVLDAIPVTTSSGKPVTGLPNQQGRDEAPYDYNALTALSYNPNGLDTEGIVRASDGTFWLVDEYGPSLVHVAARGKVLTRYGPKGLNLTGTGYPVVEALPAVLLHRKINRGFEGLAQLPGGDLVLAVQSPLSLPDTGAGEASRTIRLLRFSPKKKTVTAEYAYRFDPVNVVDPSEDDTSELKISSVVAVGRDRLLVEERTDKAARLQLVRLDRSSNILGGTWDDDTTSPSLEQLDDPAASGVPVLAKKLVVDLGTVAGVPGKIEGVARVDHDTLALVNDNDFGMTDGAGAFDADGRLVDSGVETTVSYVRLPHRL is encoded by the coding sequence ATGTCCCCGCACGCCGGCGGCCGACGCCCCGCCAGAGGCACCGCAGCGGCGGGTGTACCCCTCGCCCTGATCGCCGCCCTGATCGCGGCGGGGCCGGCCATGGGTGCCCCGTCGGGCGAGGCACGTGTCGTCCGGTCGGCGACACTCGGCGACATCCCGCTGGGCACGTTCAGCAACACGCTCCTGCCGGGCACGGTGGCCGACGACCGCGGGGTGGACCTCGGCGGCATCGGCAGCGACATCTACCCGACGGGCCGCAAGGGCGAGTTCTGGACCGTCACCGACCGCGGGCCCAACGGTCAGATCAAGGTGGCCGGCACCAAGCGCCGCACGTTCCCGGTCCCCGGCTTCGACCCGGCGATCGTGAAGATCCGCGTCTGCGGCGAGGCCGTGAAGGTGCTGGACGCGATCCCGGTCACCACCTCCTCCGGCAAGCCCGTTACGGGGCTACCCAACCAGCAGGGGCGCGACGAGGCACCGTACGACTACAACGCGCTCACAGCGCTGTCGTACAACCCGAACGGCCTGGACACCGAGGGCATCGTGCGGGCATCGGACGGGACCTTCTGGCTTGTCGACGAGTACGGGCCGAGCCTGGTCCACGTCGCCGCGCGCGGGAAGGTCCTCACGCGCTATGGGCCCAAGGGGCTGAACCTCACCGGCACCGGCTATCCGGTGGTGGAGGCGCTGCCCGCCGTCCTGCTGCACCGGAAGATCAACCGGGGCTTCGAGGGGCTCGCCCAACTGCCCGGCGGCGATCTGGTGCTGGCGGTGCAGAGCCCGTTGTCCCTGCCGGACACGGGCGCCGGAGAGGCCTCCAGGACCATCCGGCTGCTGCGTTTCTCGCCGAAGAAGAAGACGGTCACCGCCGAGTACGCGTACCGCTTCGACCCGGTGAACGTCGTGGACCCGAGCGAGGACGACACCTCCGAGCTCAAGATCTCCTCGGTGGTCGCGGTGGGCCGTGACCGGCTGCTGGTCGAGGAGCGCACCGACAAGGCCGCACGGCTTCAACTGGTGCGCCTGGACCGGTCCTCGAACATCCTCGGCGGCACCTGGGACGACGACACCACGTCTCCGTCGCTGGAGCAGCTCGACGATCCGGCGGCCTCGGGCGTGCCCGTACTCGCCAAGAAGCTGGTCGTCGACCTGGGCACGGTCGCCGGGGTGCCCGGGAAGATCGAGGGCGTCGCACGGGTGGACCACGACACCCTCGCTCTGGTCAACGACAACGACTTCGGGATGACGGACGGAGCGGGCGCGTTCGACGCCGACGGCCGACTGGTCGACAGCGGGGTGGAGACGACGGTGTCGTACGTCCGGCTGCCGCACCGCCTCTGA
- a CDS encoding TetR/AcrR family transcriptional regulator, which translates to MADDATAPVRRRDARRNRELLVEAAHEVFTEQGLEAPLDVIARRAGVGNATLYRHFPSRAALVDAVFRDPLAGTMAVGEQARAAADPWEGLVGYVEAVFAVLATDRGTNDLMTTHLEGVESLQTVHAHNRATMELLLRRGRDEGSIRADATTEDVLFALAALGRAVPSLATAVGPEAWRRPLALLLDALRASPTVAPLPSPALTADELGDVLQGLGPHRPPRKTPG; encoded by the coding sequence ATGGCGGACGACGCGACGGCGCCGGTACGGCGTCGCGATGCGCGACGCAACCGGGAGTTGCTGGTCGAGGCCGCTCATGAGGTGTTCACGGAGCAGGGGCTGGAGGCACCCCTGGACGTCATCGCACGGCGGGCGGGGGTGGGAAACGCCACGCTCTACCGGCATTTTCCGAGCCGTGCCGCCCTGGTCGACGCGGTCTTCCGCGACCCACTGGCGGGCACCATGGCCGTCGGCGAACAGGCCCGGGCCGCCGCTGACCCCTGGGAGGGACTCGTCGGCTACGTGGAAGCGGTGTTCGCCGTCCTGGCCACCGATCGCGGTACGAACGACCTGATGACCACGCACCTCGAGGGCGTCGAGTCGTTGCAAACCGTGCACGCCCACAACCGGGCGACCATGGAACTGCTCCTGCGCCGTGGGCGCGACGAGGGAAGCATCCGGGCGGACGCCACGACGGAGGACGTTCTCTTCGCGCTCGCCGCGCTGGGCCGGGCCGTCCCCTCCCTCGCCACGGCCGTCGGCCCCGAAGCCTGGCGTCGCCCTCTCGCCCTGCTCCTCGACGCTCTGCGCGCCTCGCCGACCGTCGCACCCCTCCCGTCCCCCGCACTCACGGCGGACGAACTCGGCGATGTACTCCAAGGATTGGGACCGCACCGGCCACCACGCAAGACGCCCGGCTGA
- a CDS encoding patatin-like phospholipase family protein, with amino-acid sequence MGSRALVLGGGGLVGGAWMTGVLAGLCEAGVDPARADVVIGTSAGAIFGSRLLTGEPARELYERQLAGADRVGLAVTPAQTLRFLWAALGSRDPERSVRRLGRAAVKARTGPESDVHDALRPLLRSVGDWPERALRITAVDALSGELTAFDADSDVTLLDAVAASCAVPVVWPPITLTGRRWMDGGSRSTANIHLARGHHHVLAIAPIPAAVGPHPGAEQQASVLAAEGAHVTLVTPDRAARQAMGRDMTSDARRPAAALAGHAQATALAASVHPLWRAER; translated from the coding sequence ATGGGCAGCAGGGCGCTCGTCCTCGGCGGGGGTGGCCTCGTCGGCGGAGCCTGGATGACGGGAGTTCTCGCCGGCCTGTGCGAAGCCGGTGTCGACCCGGCCCGCGCGGATGTCGTCATCGGGACCTCGGCCGGTGCGATCTTCGGTTCGCGTCTTCTCACGGGCGAGCCCGCGCGCGAGCTGTACGAACGCCAACTGGCCGGCGCCGACAGGGTGGGCCTCGCTGTGACGCCTGCTCAGACGCTTCGCTTTCTGTGGGCCGCACTGGGCTCCCGCGATCCGGAGCGTTCCGTTCGGCGCCTCGGGCGAGCGGCGGTGAAGGCCCGCACGGGTCCCGAGTCCGATGTCCACGACGCCCTGCGTCCACTGCTGCGCAGCGTGGGGGACTGGCCCGAGCGCGCACTGCGGATCACGGCCGTCGACGCGCTCTCCGGGGAACTGACGGCCTTCGACGCCGACTCGGACGTCACGCTCCTCGATGCCGTCGCCGCAAGCTGCGCGGTGCCCGTGGTCTGGCCCCCGATCACCTTGACCGGGCGCCGCTGGATGGACGGGGGCAGCCGCTCCACGGCCAACATCCACCTCGCGCGTGGCCATCACCACGTCCTGGCCATCGCCCCGATCCCCGCCGCCGTGGGTCCTCATCCCGGTGCCGAACAGCAGGCGTCCGTCCTCGCCGCCGAAGGCGCCCACGTCACCCTCGTGACCCCGGACCGCGCCGCACGGCAGGCCATGGGCCGCGACATGACGTCCGATGCGCGCCGCCCCGCGGCCGCCCTTGCCGGCCACGCCCAGGCGACGGCTCTCGCTGCCTCGGTGCACCCGCTCTGGCGCGCGGAGCGGTGA
- a CDS encoding cytochrome P450 family protein: MPAPTLEELTPDGHDFASNPYPAYAALRAKGPVHRVLVPGSGESWLVVAHEAARAALTDPRLRNDIRHSSSWRSDGGHAVGRNMLQSDPPQHTRLRRLVAAHFTAGRVAALRPSIEATALELLDALPERGTADLVARYALPLPVTVICDLLEVPAADRAVFHSWADELVMPASAAAATAAAASLTEYLAGLLARGRDRRATGLLGDLVAASDLTSEELLGMAFLILVAGHETTVDLISGTLHALLAHPDQLALLRADPDLTGPAVEESLRYNAPVHATAFRYAAEPLDIDGTRIQAGDSVQVSLAAASRDPQRFPDPDRFDLRRPTRAHLAFGHGPHHCLGAPLARAEAAVALRLLLRQRPALAFATDPGTLTWRTSTLLRGLTELPLRFG; encoded by the coding sequence GTGCCCGCGCCCACGCTGGAGGAGCTGACCCCGGACGGTCATGACTTCGCCTCGAACCCGTACCCCGCCTACGCCGCTCTGCGGGCCAAGGGCCCCGTGCACCGCGTCCTCGTGCCCGGAAGCGGTGAGAGCTGGCTCGTCGTCGCCCATGAGGCGGCGCGAGCCGCGCTGACCGACCCGCGCCTGCGCAACGACATCCGGCATTCCTCCTCCTGGCGCAGTGACGGCGGACACGCCGTCGGCCGCAACATGCTCCAGAGCGACCCCCCGCAGCACACCCGGCTGCGTCGACTGGTGGCGGCTCACTTCACGGCAGGAAGGGTCGCCGCGTTGCGCCCGAGTATCGAAGCCACGGCCCTCGAACTCCTGGACGCGCTGCCGGAGCGGGGAACGGCGGACCTGGTCGCCAGGTACGCGCTGCCGCTCCCCGTCACCGTGATCTGTGACCTCCTGGAGGTGCCCGCGGCCGACCGTGCGGTGTTCCACTCCTGGGCCGACGAACTCGTCATGCCCGCCTCGGCCGCAGCGGCGACCGCCGCCGCGGCCTCACTGACCGAGTACCTCGCCGGTCTGCTCGCCCGAGGACGCGATCGGCGCGCGACAGGCCTGCTGGGCGACCTCGTGGCAGCCTCGGACCTCACCTCCGAAGAACTCCTCGGCATGGCGTTCCTGATCCTCGTCGCCGGACACGAGACGACCGTCGACCTGATCTCCGGAACCCTCCACGCGCTGCTGGCCCACCCGGACCAACTCGCCCTGCTCCGCGCCGACCCGGACCTCACCGGCCCGGCCGTCGAGGAGTCCCTGCGCTACAACGCACCCGTGCACGCCACCGCGTTCCGCTACGCGGCCGAGCCGCTCGACATCGACGGCACCCGGATCCAGGCGGGCGACTCCGTACAGGTCTCGCTCGCCGCAGCCTCCCGCGATCCGCAGCGTTTTCCCGACCCCGACCGCTTCGACCTACGGCGCCCCACGCGCGCGCACCTGGCATTCGGCCACGGCCCGCACCACTGCCTGGGTGCCCCACTGGCCCGCGCTGAGGCGGCCGTTGCTCTGCGCCTGCTGCTGCGCCAACGGCCCGCTCTCGCCTTCGCGACCGACCCGGGCACGCTGACCTGGCGCACCAGCACGCTCCTGAGGGGCCTGACCGAACTACCGCTGCGGTTCGGCTGA
- a CDS encoding SWIM zinc finger family protein, which translates to MTGHDGDTERTFAALPPAHGQGFAQTWWGRAWLRALEDAALDSGQVKTGRRIARAGAVGAVSVRPGRITAVVQDVDRTAHRADVLLAELSAEQWDRLLGMAVERAGHVAALLDREMPPHLVEDAASEGIELLPGLGDLEPECDCGAWDHCGHTAALCYQVARLLDQDPFVLLLMRGRGEHTLLEDLQDRSSAPVEEAPEPEGVDAAEAYAAGDILPPLAETPELPEKPGSPPSLDTATPAGPGVDPVAVRHLAARTAVEAHRLLAEALRQSSEQPAVVAGLTVAQDAVRLAVDAPDPALTERLANGSGRDPQSLADATRAWRLGGAEALSVLEEQWAPSGDTLARARAALDSAWDEDERPSLRAEGNRWTAVDAPAQVRLGRDGRWWPYRQERQRWVLAGPAALDPATALSSAELSSAEPQR; encoded by the coding sequence ATGACCGGACACGACGGTGACACGGAGCGCACGTTCGCGGCGCTGCCGCCCGCGCACGGGCAGGGTTTCGCCCAGACCTGGTGGGGCCGGGCCTGGCTGCGGGCGCTGGAGGACGCCGCGCTGGACTCGGGGCAGGTGAAGACGGGCCGCAGGATCGCACGCGCGGGCGCTGTGGGCGCTGTGTCGGTACGTCCCGGGCGCATCACGGCGGTCGTCCAGGACGTCGATCGCACCGCGCACCGCGCCGACGTTCTGCTGGCCGAGCTGTCGGCCGAGCAGTGGGACCGACTCCTCGGCATGGCCGTCGAGCGGGCCGGTCACGTCGCGGCCCTGCTGGACCGTGAGATGCCGCCGCATCTGGTCGAGGACGCGGCATCCGAAGGCATCGAACTCCTGCCGGGACTGGGTGATCTGGAACCGGAGTGCGACTGCGGCGCCTGGGACCACTGCGGACACACGGCAGCTCTCTGCTATCAGGTGGCCCGGCTGCTGGACCAGGACCCCTTCGTACTGCTGCTGATGCGCGGTCGCGGCGAACACACCCTGCTCGAGGACCTACAGGACCGCAGCTCCGCGCCAGTGGAGGAAGCTCCCGAACCGGAAGGGGTGGATGCCGCCGAGGCGTATGCGGCCGGCGACATCCTGCCGCCCCTGGCCGAGACCCCGGAACTGCCCGAGAAGCCCGGCTCGCCGCCCTCGCTGGACACCGCGACCCCGGCCGGACCGGGAGTCGACCCGGTTGCCGTCCGCCATCTGGCCGCTCGGACCGCCGTGGAGGCGCATCGGCTGCTCGCGGAGGCTCTCCGGCAATCGTCCGAACAGCCTGCCGTAGTAGCCGGACTGACGGTCGCTCAGGACGCCGTGCGTCTCGCCGTCGACGCGCCCGACCCGGCACTGACGGAACGCCTCGCCAACGGATCGGGGCGTGATCCGCAATCTCTGGCGGACGCCACGCGCGCGTGGCGGCTCGGTGGTGCCGAAGCGCTGTCGGTGCTGGAGGAGCAATGGGCGCCCTCGGGCGACACACTCGCACGCGCGCGTGCCGCTCTGGACTCGGCCTGGGACGAGGACGAAAGGCCGTCGCTCAGGGCAGAGGGCAACCGGTGGACGGCCGTCGACGCACCGGCCCAGGTGCGCCTGGGGCGGGACGGGCGGTGGTGGCCGTACCGGCAGGAGCGGCAACGCTGGGTACTCGCGGGCCCGGCGGCCCTGGATCCGGCGACGGCTCTGTCCTCGGCAGAGCTCTCCTCAGCCGAACCGCAGCGGTAG